In a single window of the Calditrichota bacterium genome:
- a CDS encoding succinate dehydrogenase/fumarate reductase flavoprotein subunit: protein MSEMFTHDVLILGSGIAGLRAAVEIAVQTEGKVDVGIISKVQLMRSHSVAAEGGTAAVLRPEEGDSFDLHAWDTIKGSDFLADQDVVYRFVKMMPDEIRRLDRWGIPWSRKPDGRIDQHAFGGHGYPRAVFAADKTGFFEMQTLYDTLLQYNNTTRYDEWFVTSIIIEDGVFKGLTAIDMANGEFHTFRGKALIIASGGIGRVSGFTTYSHTVTGDGIAMAYRAGIPLKDMEFVQFHPTGLIPTGILMTEACRGEGGYLRNNKGERFMERYAASRMELAPRDIVSRSIITEINEGRGFPGPRGLDYVHLDLTHLGADKINERLGFIRELAMKFVGVDPVKQPIPIRPVWHYLMGGIDTNIDGKASGVEGVWAAGEAGCESLHGANRLGTNSTAECLVYGNITGNEAIKYIDGKDFPKLPDDAVRKEKDRIFNDLLKRDGKESVYGLRAEVRDIIDKHMPVYRTGEKMKEGLERIRQVKERYKNITVRDKSKAYNTDLVFALELGFMIDVAEVLIEGGLRREESRGGHARLDFPKRDDDKWLKHTIAKYTPDGPTFDYSPVAITTWKPVERKY from the coding sequence ATGTCTGAAATGTTTACTCACGATGTGTTAATCCTGGGTTCTGGGATAGCCGGATTGAGAGCAGCAGTGGAAATTGCCGTTCAAACAGAGGGCAAGGTGGATGTGGGAATTATTTCCAAGGTTCAACTCATGCGTTCTCACTCCGTGGCCGCTGAGGGAGGAACAGCGGCTGTTTTACGCCCGGAAGAAGGGGATAGTTTTGATCTCCACGCCTGGGATACGATTAAAGGCAGTGATTTTTTGGCCGACCAGGATGTGGTCTATCGGTTTGTAAAAATGATGCCCGACGAAATTCGCCGTCTGGATCGCTGGGGAATTCCCTGGAGTCGGAAGCCCGACGGAAGAATTGATCAGCATGCATTTGGCGGACACGGGTATCCGAGGGCCGTATTTGCAGCAGACAAAACAGGTTTTTTTGAAATGCAAACCCTGTACGATACCCTGCTGCAGTACAACAATACAACCCGGTACGATGAGTGGTTTGTTACGTCTATTATAATTGAAGATGGCGTTTTCAAAGGATTGACGGCCATCGATATGGCGAACGGAGAATTTCACACCTTCCGGGGCAAAGCCCTGATTATTGCTTCCGGTGGGATTGGCCGGGTCTCCGGATTCACAACCTATTCCCACACGGTAACCGGCGACGGGATCGCCATGGCCTATCGGGCGGGCATTCCATTAAAGGATATGGAATTTGTGCAATTTCATCCGACCGGCTTGATTCCAACGGGAATCTTAATGACGGAAGCTTGCCGGGGGGAAGGCGGGTATTTGCGAAACAATAAGGGCGAACGGTTTATGGAACGCTATGCCGCCAGCCGGATGGAATTGGCGCCGCGGGATATTGTTTCTCGTTCCATCATTACCGAGATCAACGAGGGGCGGGGTTTTCCGGGCCCCCGGGGATTGGATTATGTTCATCTGGACCTCACTCATCTGGGTGCCGACAAGATCAATGAGCGACTGGGTTTTATCCGGGAATTGGCCATGAAATTTGTGGGGGTTGATCCGGTAAAACAGCCCATCCCCATTCGACCCGTTTGGCATTATTTGATGGGTGGAATTGATACCAACATCGATGGCAAAGCTTCAGGCGTTGAGGGTGTTTGGGCTGCAGGTGAGGCTGGTTGTGAAAGCCTCCACGGGGCCAATCGGCTGGGAACCAATTCCACGGCCGAATGTCTGGTTTACGGCAATATCACCGGAAATGAAGCCATAAAATACATTGATGGAAAAGATTTTCCCAAATTACCCGATGATGCGGTTCGGAAAGAAAAGGATCGCATTTTTAATGATCTTTTGAAACGGGATGGCAAAGAATCCGTTTACGGATTACGCGCGGAGGTTCGCGACATCATTGACAAACACATGCCTGTGTATCGAACGGGTGAAAAAATGAAGGAAGGTCTGGAACGGATTCGCCAGGTGAAGGAGCGCTATAAGAATATTACAGTCCGAGATAAGAGCAAAGCCTACAACACCGATCTGGTTTTTGCTCTCGAGTTGGGATTCATGATTGACGTGGCCGAAGTTTTGATTGAAGGTGGCCTGCGGCGTGAAGAATCCCGCGGAGGCCATGCACGTCTGGAT
- a CDS encoding Fe-S-containing hydro-lyase, giving the protein MSEKKIVTPLTDDVVKTLRVGDTVYISGTIYTARDAAHKRLVDLLNEGKELPIDVKGQIIYYVGPAPAPPGKPIGSAGPTTSYRMNPYAPYLIEQGLKGMIGKGEMGEGVVEAMKKHCAVYFAATGGAAALLAKCVKHAEIVAYEDLGAEAIRRLEVENLPVIVAQDCYGGNIYKEGVEKYRVAS; this is encoded by the coding sequence ATGAGCGAGAAAAAAATAGTAACTCCCCTGACGGATGATGTTGTCAAAACTCTGCGTGTGGGCGACACGGTCTACATTTCAGGAACCATTTACACCGCCCGTGATGCTGCTCACAAGCGCTTAGTCGATTTGCTTAATGAGGGAAAGGAATTGCCCATCGACGTAAAGGGACAAATTATTTACTATGTTGGACCGGCTCCCGCTCCCCCGGGAAAACCGATTGGTTCAGCGGGTCCAACCACCAGCTATCGGATGAATCCCTACGCACCCTACCTGATTGAACAGGGCCTAAAGGGGATGATCGGAAAGGGTGAAATGGGGGAGGGCGTCGTAGAGGCCATGAAAAAACATTGTGCCGTCTATTTTGCCGCCACCGGCGGAGCGGCCGCCCTGCTGGCCAAATGTGTAAAACATGCAGAGATTGTAGCTTACGAAGATCTGGGTGCTGAAGCGATCCGCAGGCTCGAGGTGGAAAATTTACCGGTCATTGTTGCTCAGGATTGCTATGGGGGAAATATCTACAAAGAGGGGGTTGAAAAGTACCGCGTTGCTTCCTGA
- a CDS encoding fumarate hydratase gives MRELDVGEITQAVKRLSMEANYFLGDDQVNALKEALKKEESPVGKSVLNQIVENQEIARTEKMAICQDTGFTVVFIDLGQEVHLIGGDLTEAVNEGVRQGYTEGYLRKSIVKDPLRRVNTGDNTPAVVHLRLVPGDKVSITVAPKGGGSENMSEVRMLKPADGPEGVKNFVIDRVRRSGGNPCPPIIVGVGIGGTFEIAALIAKKALLRELGQFNPDPYYAEMEKELLREINKLGIGPMGLGGRVTALGVFIEYHPCHIASLPIAVNIQCHAARHKSVVI, from the coding sequence ATGCGTGAATTAGACGTCGGAGAGATTACACAGGCTGTAAAGCGCTTAAGTATGGAAGCCAATTATTTTTTGGGCGATGATCAGGTAAACGCGCTGAAAGAGGCTCTGAAAAAAGAAGAATCTCCTGTGGGAAAAAGTGTTCTCAACCAGATTGTTGAGAATCAGGAAATTGCCCGGACTGAAAAGATGGCCATCTGCCAGGATACGGGTTTTACGGTTGTTTTTATCGATTTGGGTCAGGAGGTGCATCTGATTGGCGGTGACCTGACAGAAGCCGTTAATGAGGGCGTGCGGCAAGGGTATACAGAAGGCTATTTAAGAAAATCTATCGTTAAAGATCCTTTGCGCAGAGTCAATACCGGCGATAATACACCGGCCGTGGTTCATCTAAGACTGGTTCCCGGCGACAAAGTCAGTATCACCGTAGCACCAAAAGGGGGTGGAAGTGAAAATATGTCTGAGGTCCGAATGCTGAAACCGGCTGATGGTCCGGAAGGTGTGAAAAATTTTGTTATCGACCGGGTCCGCCGCTCCGGAGGCAATCCTTGTCCCCCCATTATTGTGGGGGTGGGAATTGGCGGCACATTTGAAATAGCGGCTTTGATTGCCAAAAAAGCTCTTCTGCGGGAACTTGGACAATTTAATCCCGATCCCTATTATGCGGAGATGGAAAAAGAATTGCTGCGTGAAATCAATAAATTGGGAATTGGCCCGATGGGCCTGGGCGGCCGTGTAACCGCACTGGGTGTTTTTATTGAATATCATCCCTGCCACATTGCCAGTTTACCGATTGCCGTAAATATTCAGTGTCATGCAGCACGTCATAAAAGCGTTGTGATTTAA
- the mdh gene encoding malate dehydrogenase encodes MKISVVGAGHVGATVARNVAELEIAKEVVLIDIIEGVPQGKSLDLWESAPIRGFDSRLIGTNDYKDTKDSDVVVITAGVPRKPGMSRDDLLMTNFNIVKSVTEEVVKNSPNTIIIVVSNPLDVMAYTAMKVSGFESHRVIGMAGILDTARYRSFIALEANVSVKDIQAMVLGGHGDNMVPLPHFTTISGIPVSHFIPKDKLDAIIKRTRGGGGEIVAYLKTGSAYYAPGAAVAQMVEAIAKDSNRILPCSAWLTGQFGIQDTFVGVPVKLGRKGIVEIIELPLTEEELAALKVSADHVKENIDKLPL; translated from the coding sequence ATGAAAATAAGTGTCGTAGGCGCAGGGCACGTTGGTGCTACTGTAGCCAGAAATGTTGCCGAGCTGGAAATTGCCAAAGAAGTTGTTTTGATTGATATTATTGAGGGTGTTCCACAAGGAAAAAGTTTGGACCTTTGGGAGTCGGCTCCCATTCGGGGTTTTGATTCGCGTTTAATCGGGACCAACGACTACAAGGATACAAAGGACTCTGATGTGGTGGTTATTACAGCAGGAGTACCCAGAAAACCCGGAATGAGCCGCGATGATTTATTGATGACCAATTTTAATATTGTTAAATCGGTTACGGAAGAGGTCGTTAAGAATTCTCCCAATACGATCATCATTGTTGTTTCAAATCCATTGGATGTGATGGCCTACACGGCCATGAAGGTCAGTGGTTTTGAATCGCATCGCGTCATTGGAATGGCGGGTATTCTTGACACGGCACGCTATCGCTCCTTTATTGCTTTGGAAGCCAATGTTTCCGTAAAAGATATTCAGGCCATGGTTCTGGGCGGTCACGGTGACAATATGGTTCCCCTTCCTCATTTTACCACCATTTCAGGTATTCCTGTCAGCCACTTCATTCCAAAAGATAAATTGGATGCCATCATCAAGCGGACACGCGGCGGGGGCGGCGAAATTGTTGCTTATCTCAAAACAGGAAGTGCGTATTATGCTCCGGGCGCAGCCGTTGCGCAAATGGTTGAAGCCATTGCCAAAGACAGCAATCGTATTCTTCCTTGCTCAGCCTGGCTAACCGGACAATTTGGCATTCAGGACACGTTTGTCGGCGTTCCCGTGAAATTGGGACGAAAAGGCATTGTGGAAATTATCGAATTGCCGCTGACCGAAGAAGAATTGGCCGCACTGAAGGTTTCTGCAGACCATGTAAAAGAGAATATCGATAAGCTGCCCTTGTAA
- the rpmA gene encoding 50S ribosomal protein L27, giving the protein MAHKKGVGSSRNGRDSNAQRLGVKRFSGQRVSAGSIIVRQRGTHFHPGENVGRGKDDTLFATADGVVKFETRKNNRKYVSIVP; this is encoded by the coding sequence ATGGCCCATAAAAAAGGGGTAGGCAGTTCCCGGAACGGCCGTGACAGCAATGCACAGCGCCTGGGTGTGAAACGTTTTTCCGGCCAGCGCGTTTCAGCCGGAAGTATTATTGTTCGCCAGCGTGGAACACATTTTCATCCCGGTGAAAACGTTGGAAGGGGAAAAGATGATACCCTCTTTGCCACAGCGGACGGTGTGGTGAAATTTGAAACACGGAAGAACAATCGAAAATATGTCAGCATTGTTCCATAA
- the rplU gene encoding 50S ribosomal protein L21: MYAVVDIAGKQVKIQEDARVKVPFLGKDEGEKVTFNRVLLVADEKETKIGKPVLDGASVEATVVKNGREKKIIVFKKIPRKNYNKKNGHRQLFTEIKIEKIAL, from the coding sequence ATGTATGCAGTTGTGGATATCGCAGGAAAACAAGTAAAAATACAGGAAGATGCCCGGGTAAAAGTCCCCTTTCTTGGCAAGGATGAAGGAGAAAAGGTTACCTTTAACCGCGTTCTTTTAGTGGCAGATGAAAAAGAAACGAAGATAGGGAAACCGGTTTTGGACGGTGCGTCCGTGGAAGCAACCGTTGTCAAAAATGGCCGCGAAAAGAAAATCATTGTTTTTAAGAAGATTCCGAGAAAAAACTACAATAAGAAGAACGGGCATCGTCAGCTTTTTACAGAAATAAAAATTGAAAAAATAGCCCTATAA
- a CDS encoding Rne/Rng family ribonuclease: MQKEIIINTTIAGTRVAILEDGQLVELFVERPEQERMVGDIYKGVVENVIKGMGAAFVDIGHDQNAFLRFSDIGEFFDSYGPILSDDDDEAYWKAMEKEKARKGVPLVTGQEILVQIAKEPISTKGARVTSEVSIPGRFMVLVPGYDHVGVSRKIENFRERKRLKRIAYKIRPEGFGLIIRTAAAEKDEAVLKADLDNLLRTWEKIEKKAKKEKAPTLVYKEMGMVSSVIRDLFTQDVNRVVVDSRKLYREVIRYLKDVAPHLMPRVELYKGMKPIFDEFNIEKEIDKSLSRKVWLKSGGYIVVDQTEALVAIDVNSGKYVSRGEHEDSSLKINLEAVKEIAHQLRLRDLGGIIVIDFIDMHDERNKMKVYTELKKELRKHRSKTSVAPLSEFGLIEMTRERVRPSLLYDFLEPCPVCDGVGYVPSSPTVTAKIEQAIRRLRVQRKERRISLVVNPEMKKYLVNGLWNRSRKLMLKYMITIDVESSEGLHYGQFRIISKKTGEDITDELIGKNQNQSQ, encoded by the coding sequence ATGCAGAAAGAAATTATTATTAATACGACAATTGCAGGAACACGGGTTGCTATTCTGGAAGACGGTCAGCTTGTGGAGCTTTTTGTCGAACGTCCCGAACAGGAACGAATGGTAGGCGATATTTACAAGGGGGTTGTGGAGAATGTGATCAAGGGAATGGGGGCGGCATTTGTGGACATCGGTCACGATCAGAATGCGTTTTTGCGTTTTTCAGATATTGGGGAATTTTTCGACAGTTACGGGCCCATTCTCTCGGACGACGACGACGAGGCCTATTGGAAGGCAATGGAAAAGGAGAAGGCCCGCAAGGGGGTTCCCCTGGTTACCGGCCAGGAAATTCTGGTTCAGATAGCGAAAGAACCGATCAGCACAAAAGGGGCGCGGGTTACATCTGAAGTATCCATTCCCGGCCGGTTTATGGTGCTGGTTCCCGGTTATGATCATGTGGGGGTGTCCCGAAAAATCGAAAACTTTCGGGAAAGAAAACGGCTGAAAAGAATTGCCTACAAAATCCGCCCGGAGGGTTTTGGTTTGATTATTCGAACCGCTGCCGCCGAAAAAGACGAGGCTGTTCTGAAAGCGGATTTAGACAATCTTTTGCGGACCTGGGAGAAAATCGAGAAAAAGGCCAAAAAGGAAAAAGCACCCACTCTGGTTTATAAAGAGATGGGCATGGTGTCCTCCGTCATTCGCGATTTGTTTACACAGGATGTAAATCGGGTGGTTGTCGATTCCCGCAAGCTTTATCGAGAGGTGATCCGATATCTGAAAGATGTGGCTCCTCACCTGATGCCGCGGGTAGAGCTTTACAAAGGAATGAAACCTATTTTTGACGAGTTTAATATTGAAAAGGAAATTGACAAAAGCCTGTCGCGAAAGGTCTGGCTCAAAAGCGGCGGGTACATTGTAGTTGACCAGACGGAAGCTCTGGTGGCCATCGATGTAAACAGCGGAAAATATGTCAGCCGTGGCGAACATGAAGACAGCTCCCTGAAAATCAATCTGGAGGCCGTAAAGGAAATTGCCCACCAATTGCGGCTGCGCGATCTGGGGGGGATTATCGTGATTGACTTCATTGATATGCACGATGAGCGCAACAAGATGAAGGTCTACACCGAGCTGAAAAAGGAACTTCGAAAACACCGCTCGAAAACAAGCGTGGCTCCGTTGAGTGAATTTGGCCTGATCGAGATGACCCGGGAGCGCGTCCGCCCCAGCCTGCTCTACGATTTTCTGGAACCCTGTCCCGTATGCGACGGCGTCGGGTATGTGCCTTCCAGCCCCACGGTAACGGCAAAAATCGAGCAAGCCATTCGGCGGCTTCGGGTCCAGCGCAAGGAGCGAAGAATTTCTTTGGTCGTCAACCCCGAAATGAAAAAATATTTGGTGAATGGTTTGTGGAACCGATCCCGAAAACTTATGTTGAAATACATGATTACAATTGATGTTGAAAGCAGCGAGGGGCTTCATTACGGACAATTTCGGATCATTTCAAAAAAGACCGGTGAAGATATTACCGATGAACTGATTGGAAAAAACCAGAATCAGAGTCAGTAG